Proteins from one Nitrospirota bacterium genomic window:
- a CDS encoding Sfum_1244 family protein encodes MIDIESIAKQVRENCEIADARSWGTYSLCTLLLKLRDMYRWERKLKPWESVNHSDVMAWIGEKENRWDLLALHEFRNITIEGRDFSPFNIEEINVHLTPVNLLYGAGYVGTKPTFFLGKIEKKRQEVLKTSGVNIYILNEELARDLLTFPAQLQTDNIICRKEPIRYWLWDRLEEVNARSVKDENALSFAFDSYGLDVARRKMPPSEIEETMENLLNEEAESYIHHEIGEWIERASFGFEWNELITCCSEGKAGHLVRGVKDILADTTDNGMLDHIVSNHKKGSLGFYVSQLKDLRRLLFPEILDSYLEFRKSGDWRHIEVARILGYNKAKGSAERIIRIYKEGKEKGSDWIKSEIEKIL; translated from the coding sequence ATGATTGACATAGAATCCATAGCAAAGCAGGTCAGAGAAAACTGTGAGATTGCGGATGCAAGATCGTGGGGAACCTATTCCCTTTGCACCCTGCTGTTAAAACTGAGGGACATGTATAGATGGGAAAGGAAATTGAAACCATGGGAGAGCGTAAACCATTCTGATGTGATGGCATGGATAGGTGAAAAGGAAAATAGATGGGACCTTCTCGCCCTGCATGAATTTAGAAACATAACTATTGAAGGAAGGGATTTCTCTCCCTTCAACATAGAGGAAATAAATGTTCATCTGACCCCAGTGAATCTTTTATACGGTGCCGGGTATGTCGGTACAAAGCCAACCTTTTTTCTGGGTAAAATCGAAAAAAAGAGGCAGGAAGTCCTTAAAACATCAGGGGTCAATATTTACATATTAAATGAAGAACTCGCAAGAGATCTATTGACTTTTCCAGCGCAACTCCAGACGGATAATATTATCTGCAGGAAAGAGCCAATTCGATACTGGTTGTGGGATAGACTTGAGGAAGTAAATGCCAGAAGTGTAAAAGATGAGAATGCCCTTTCTTTTGCCTTCGACTCATACGGATTGGATGTGGCGAGAAGAAAGATGCCTCCATCAGAGATAGAAGAAACGATGGAAAACCTCCTTAATGAAGAAGCAGAGTCTTACATTCACCATGAAATTGGTGAATGGATTGAGCGGGCATCTTTCGGTTTTGAATGGAATGAATTAATTACATGCTGTTCAGAGGGAAAGGCCGGACATCTCGTAAGGGGAGTAAAGGATATCCTTGCTGATACAACAGACAACGGTATGCTTGATCACATCGTCTCAAATCATAAAAAGGGCTCTCTTGGATTTTATGTATCCCAGTTGAAAGACCTGAGACGATTGTTATTTCCAGAGATATTAGATTCCTATTTAGAGTTTCGCAAGAGTGGTGATTGGAGACATATTGAGGTTGCAAGGATACTTGGATATAATAAGGCAAAAGGATCTGCAGAAAGGATAATTAGAATTTATAAAGAGGGAAAAGAAAAAGGCTCTGATTGGATTAAGAGTGAGATTGAAAAGATTTTGTAA